In the genome of Flaviflexus ciconiae, one region contains:
- the dusB gene encoding tRNA dihydrouridine synthase DusB, translated as MPELNIGNLTATDVVLAPMAGVTNPPFRRLCREAGEEGARMAGYTGASGFYVCEMVTTRALVERHPETMRMIEPDPEDPIRSIQLYGVEPKTVGAAVRMLVDEDRADHIDLNFGCPVPKVTRKGGGAALPWKTDLFADLVKQAVDNAGGIPVTIKTRIGIDADHQTYLDAGRIAQDAGVVAMALHGRTMAQHYAGKADWDTIATLVDELDIPVLGNGDLFSADDAQAMREHTECAGVVVGRGCQGRPWLFTDLVAASHGSTVRARPTFREVSAIIHRHAEYSIEHFGEELRAMREMRKHITWYLRGFAIGGENRRDLALVSSLAELDERLAAIPDQEYPEAAEGPRGRAGTEKKPHLPEFWLDSRALSPEQSLKIQAAEVNISGG; from the coding sequence GTCCTAGCTCCCATGGCAGGTGTAACAAACCCTCCGTTCCGCAGGCTCTGCCGCGAAGCGGGAGAAGAGGGTGCCCGCATGGCGGGGTACACCGGCGCCTCCGGTTTCTACGTGTGCGAAATGGTGACCACAAGGGCGCTCGTCGAACGTCACCCCGAAACGATGCGGATGATCGAACCCGACCCGGAAGACCCCATCCGCTCCATCCAGCTCTACGGCGTCGAACCCAAGACCGTTGGTGCGGCGGTACGCATGCTTGTTGACGAAGACCGCGCTGACCACATTGACCTGAACTTTGGATGCCCGGTACCGAAGGTCACCCGCAAGGGCGGGGGAGCAGCCCTGCCCTGGAAAACGGACCTGTTCGCCGACCTCGTCAAGCAGGCCGTGGACAATGCTGGCGGCATTCCCGTCACCATCAAGACCCGCATCGGAATCGACGCCGACCACCAGACATATCTGGATGCTGGACGGATCGCACAGGATGCTGGCGTTGTCGCCATGGCGCTCCACGGGCGGACCATGGCCCAGCACTATGCTGGCAAGGCCGACTGGGACACCATCGCAACCCTCGTTGACGAACTCGACATTCCCGTCCTCGGCAACGGGGACCTGTTCAGTGCCGACGATGCCCAGGCCATGAGAGAGCACACCGAATGTGCAGGAGTTGTCGTAGGCAGGGGATGTCAGGGCAGGCCCTGGCTCTTCACGGACCTTGTCGCCGCCTCGCATGGCTCCACCGTCCGTGCCCGCCCCACCTTCCGCGAAGTCTCCGCCATCATCCACCGCCACGCCGAATACTCCATCGAACACTTCGGTGAAGAGCTCCGCGCAATGAGGGAAATGCGAAAGCACATCACCTGGTACCTGCGCGGCTTCGCCATCGGTGGCGAAAACCGTCGAGACCTCGCCCTCGTCTCCAGCCTCGCCGAACTCGACGAGCGTCTCGCCGCAATCCCCGACCAGGAATACCCGGAGGCAGCGGAGGGCCCCAGGGGCCGTGCCGGCACCGAGAAGAAGCCCCACCTGCCCGAATTCTGGCTCGACTCACGGGCCCTCTCACCCGAACAGTCCCTCAAAATCCAGGCGGCCGAAGTCAACATCTCCGGCGGCTGA
- the dgt gene encoding dGTP triphosphohydrolase, with amino-acid sequence MDYGSIDVERWAPEGSHSVARSHFERDRARVLHSSGLRRLGAKTQVLGPATNDFIRTRLTHTLEVAQIGRSLAKYMGADQDLVETACLCHDLGHPPFGHNGERALAEVSTDIGGFEGNAQTLRLITRLEPKRFFPDGRPAGMNLTRAAVDATIKYPWGIEAGKRKFNVYEDDREVFEWARMGNRGQCAEAQMMDLADDIGYSVHDVEDAVVKGHLILENLDNEREQIVASTVDWYGGDADRLDAAFDRLSPLFPRGTRDPSVTSPS; translated from the coding sequence GTGGACTATGGGAGCATCGATGTTGAACGGTGGGCGCCTGAGGGCTCCCACAGCGTAGCCCGCTCGCACTTTGAACGGGACCGCGCCCGCGTACTCCATTCCTCCGGCCTGCGCCGCCTCGGCGCGAAAACACAGGTACTTGGACCGGCCACAAACGACTTTATCCGCACCCGCCTCACCCACACCCTCGAAGTAGCTCAGATCGGACGATCGCTCGCCAAATACATGGGAGCAGACCAGGACCTCGTCGAAACGGCATGCCTATGCCACGATCTCGGCCACCCGCCGTTTGGTCACAACGGTGAGCGTGCGCTCGCGGAAGTCTCCACCGACATCGGCGGCTTTGAAGGAAATGCACAGACGCTTCGCCTCATCACCCGCCTTGAACCGAAGAGATTCTTTCCCGACGGTCGGCCAGCCGGCATGAACCTCACGCGCGCGGCGGTCGACGCCACGATCAAATACCCGTGGGGCATCGAGGCCGGCAAACGGAAGTTCAACGTCTACGAGGACGACCGCGAGGTGTTCGAGTGGGCTCGGATGGGGAACAGGGGCCAGTGTGCGGAAGCGCAAATGATGGACCTCGCCGACGACATTGGCTATTCCGTACATGACGTTGAGGACGCCGTCGTCAAGGGACATCTCATTCTCGAAAATCTCGATAATGAACGAGAGCAAATCGTCGCTTCAACAGTTGATTGGTACGGGGGAGACGCTGATCGGCTCGATGCTGCTTTCGATCGCTTGTCCCCGCTATTCCCGAGAGGTACGCGGGATCCCAGCGTGACCTCGCCCAGCTGA
- the dnaG gene encoding DNA primase encodes MIPREDIDKVRERIQIEDIVSDYVSLRNAGTGSMKGLCPFHDEKTPSFHVRPHVGRWHCFGCGEGGDVFSFVERIEHIPFIEAVQFLARKAGIELRDEKGPSQNRGVTRARLVDAHTIAVEFYRDQLAKNPAAQEFLTGRGFDRDVIDSFEVGYSPDSWDELLRHLRGRGFTEKELAATGLFSTGNRGMYDRFRGRIMWPIHSITGETIGFGARIMGDGQPKYLNTPETQLYQKSKVLYGLDRAKKQISTERKVVIVEGYTDVMAAHLAGIESAVATCGTAFGTEHTKIVRRLIGDSASPSAGVQLSSGRSVGGEIIFTFDGDEAGQKAALRAYEEDQSFAAQTFIAVDKEGRDPADVRQQDGDEGVRELVESREPLFAFAIRSVLKGARLETAEGRVAGLRAAAPMVAGIRDRVLRGEYTRQLSGWLGMDEDTVRTYVRNAGGPQGQARQTPAQLAPRNQLRDPIERIEREALEVILQMPNYARAAGVDDLPAETFVVPVHRSVHDAIRAAGGVAAYAAKEEELQSRGVPDPAGKASSWFVEEVSERAEPEVVAAISQISVAPIPQHDPAGLWAYARGIILSLLRLGVTRQIGEIRGRLQRTDPDDDNYVALFTRLMQLEKQKRAYEEA; translated from the coding sequence GTGATTCCCAGAGAAGACATCGACAAGGTTCGGGAACGGATCCAGATCGAGGACATTGTTTCTGACTACGTGTCGCTCCGGAACGCGGGCACGGGATCGATGAAAGGCCTGTGCCCGTTCCATGATGAGAAGACCCCGTCGTTCCACGTGCGCCCGCACGTGGGCAGGTGGCACTGCTTCGGCTGCGGCGAAGGTGGGGACGTTTTCTCCTTCGTTGAAAGAATTGAACACATCCCGTTCATCGAAGCCGTCCAATTCCTTGCCCGCAAGGCGGGCATTGAACTTCGTGACGAGAAGGGGCCCAGCCAGAACCGGGGGGTGACCCGTGCACGGCTCGTTGATGCTCACACCATTGCGGTCGAGTTTTACCGTGATCAGCTCGCGAAGAATCCTGCCGCCCAAGAGTTCCTCACCGGACGCGGATTCGATCGGGACGTCATCGATTCCTTCGAGGTTGGTTATTCCCCGGATTCGTGGGATGAACTCCTGCGACACCTGAGAGGCAGGGGCTTCACGGAGAAGGAGCTTGCCGCGACGGGTCTTTTCTCGACCGGTAACCGTGGCATGTACGACAGGTTCCGCGGCCGCATCATGTGGCCCATCCACTCCATCACCGGTGAAACGATCGGCTTTGGTGCCCGGATCATGGGGGATGGACAGCCGAAGTACCTCAACACCCCCGAAACTCAGCTCTACCAAAAGTCCAAGGTTCTCTACGGCCTTGACCGGGCAAAAAAGCAGATCAGCACCGAGCGCAAAGTTGTGATCGTTGAGGGGTACACGGATGTCATGGCGGCGCATCTCGCCGGCATTGAATCGGCTGTTGCAACCTGCGGCACGGCCTTCGGTACTGAGCACACGAAGATTGTTCGCCGCCTCATCGGTGACTCGGCTTCCCCTTCCGCGGGTGTTCAGCTCTCTTCCGGCAGGTCTGTCGGCGGAGAAATTATCTTCACGTTCGATGGTGATGAAGCCGGCCAAAAGGCCGCACTGCGTGCGTACGAGGAAGACCAGTCGTTTGCGGCCCAGACCTTTATTGCCGTTGATAAGGAAGGCCGGGATCCCGCGGATGTCAGACAACAGGATGGTGATGAGGGGGTGCGCGAGCTCGTCGAATCTCGTGAACCGCTCTTTGCCTTTGCGATCCGTTCCGTCCTCAAGGGCGCCCGTCTAGAAACGGCGGAAGGCAGAGTGGCCGGGCTACGCGCTGCGGCCCCCATGGTTGCCGGAATCCGAGACCGCGTTCTTCGAGGCGAATACACGCGTCAGCTTTCCGGCTGGCTGGGCATGGATGAAGACACGGTCCGTACCTACGTGCGGAACGCCGGCGGGCCGCAGGGTCAGGCACGACAAACTCCCGCACAGCTTGCTCCCCGTAATCAACTGCGCGATCCGATCGAACGGATCGAGAGGGAAGCCCTGGAAGTCATTCTGCAAATGCCGAACTACGCGAGAGCCGCCGGGGTCGATGATCTTCCTGCGGAAACGTTTGTTGTGCCCGTGCACCGCTCCGTTCACGACGCTATTCGGGCCGCGGGTGGTGTGGCTGCCTATGCGGCAAAGGAAGAAGAACTGCAGAGCCGCGGTGTTCCCGATCCCGCTGGCAAGGCCAGTTCCTGGTTTGTGGAAGAGGTTTCTGAGCGCGCGGAACCCGAGGTCGTTGCCGCTATTTCGCAGATTTCGGTGGCACCGATCCCGCAGCACGACCCGGCTGGCCTGTGGGCCTACGCTCGCGGAATTATTCTGTCGCTCTTGCGACTCGGAGTGACCAGGCAAATCGGTGAAATTCGGGGACGACTACAGCGCACTGATCCCGATGACGACAACTATGTTGCGCTGTTTACCAGGCTCATGCAGTTGGAGAAGCAGAAGCGAGCCTACGAGGAGGCCTAG
- a CDS encoding Sir2 family NAD-dependent protein deacetylase, with translation MANSIEDFFPGGSVPNLRIKHIEAPPAEAALPEPENLDEAMARAIEILQGKKLAVITGAGISTDSGLPDYRSPGSPPRHPMTLQQFMASSPMRSHYWARNHVGWSRPYRAIPNAGHYALAHLEQRGIVTGVITQNIDMLHASAGTTRLVNLHGRGDRVVCTQCGMFIDRAELHKKLTELNPGWTERHVADAEIAPDTDAAIADTAGFVVADCPRCGGILRTDVVFFGGTVRKDDIEEGRAICAQSDALLVAGSSLSVASAMRFVRETAKVGQPIVIINRGTTRGDKFADEHVYMGTSRALPYLDVTLRNPKDLLAGPTHPHLRRR, from the coding sequence ATGGCCAATTCGATTGAGGACTTCTTCCCGGGCGGTTCTGTACCGAATCTACGAATCAAACACATCGAAGCACCACCCGCCGAGGCAGCTCTGCCCGAACCTGAAAATCTCGATGAGGCGATGGCACGCGCGATCGAGATCCTGCAGGGGAAGAAGCTCGCCGTTATTACGGGTGCCGGAATCTCAACTGATTCGGGCCTGCCCGACTACCGTTCCCCCGGTTCACCGCCTCGCCACCCGATGACGTTGCAGCAGTTCATGGCCAGTTCCCCAATGCGCTCCCACTATTGGGCACGCAACCATGTGGGATGGTCCCGCCCCTACCGTGCGATCCCGAACGCCGGACACTACGCCCTCGCACACCTGGAGCAACGGGGTATCGTCACCGGTGTTATCACCCAGAATATCGACATGCTCCATGCATCCGCGGGAACAACGAGGCTTGTTAACCTGCACGGGAGAGGCGACCGGGTTGTTTGCACCCAGTGCGGCATGTTTATCGACCGCGCCGAGCTACATAAGAAGCTGACGGAGCTTAACCCGGGGTGGACCGAACGTCACGTTGCCGATGCTGAGATCGCACCCGACACCGACGCGGCAATCGCCGACACCGCGGGATTCGTCGTGGCGGACTGCCCACGGTGCGGCGGTATTCTCCGCACCGATGTGGTGTTCTTCGGTGGCACGGTCCGCAAGGACGACATCGAGGAGGGGCGTGCCATCTGCGCGCAATCCGATGCGCTTCTTGTTGCGGGAAGCTCGCTATCCGTGGCGTCGGCCATGAGGTTTGTTCGCGAAACAGCCAAGGTTGGGCAACCGATCGTCATCATCAACCGAGGCACCACCAGGGGCGATAAGTTTGCCGACGAGCACGTCTACATGGGTACATCCCGGGCACTGCCCTATCTCGACGTCACTCTCAGGAATCCCAAAGATCTTTTGGCAGGCCCTACTCATCCTCATCTAAGGCGTCGCTAG